The genome window TGGGGGAAAAGCCTGTTTTACGCAGATGGCCGTCAATGAGTAGTAACAGCTCATACTGTTTGCGTGTCAGCATGCAGAAGGCCTTTCAAGACCGTCCCGGAAGGAAAAAGCGCACAAAAGAACAAACAAGCAACAAATATGTTCTACATAAGTTCGTTCTGTCGCGTCAAGCGTCCTTTATAATCCGGCACTATCAAGGGGCAGGACTGACACGATCTCTCCCGTTGCGGCCTGTGGCGCATGGGGCGGACGCATGATCAATGCGTTGGCCCGTGCCAGTGTGCTCAGCATTGAAGAATCCTGCACAGGAAAGGCTTCGACAACCGGACCGGACTCCGTCTGCGTTACGATTCCGCGCATGAAGTCGGTGCGATGATCATTGGCCCGCAAGGGGGCCGCCAGTCGTGCCGGCTGTGTCCGCAAGGAAGAGGCAGGCAGACCGCGTAACACCTCCAATGCAGGCAGCACGAACAGCAGGGCGCAGACATAGGCCGAGACAGGGTTGCCCGGCAGTCCAATCAAAGGTGTTCCGGCCAGCTGTCCGTGCATCAGCGGTTTGCCCGGTCGCATGGCAATTTTCCAGAAATCCAGCGTCAGCCCCCCGTGCTCTCCCAGCGCAGAGCGTACCAGGTCATGATCGCCCACGCTGGCGCCGCCGATGGTGATCAGAAGATCGGATTTTGTGGCGGCTTCCGCACGGACACGGATGGTATCGCTGTCATCACCGCTGAGCGGAAGCAGGATTGGGTCGCCGCCAGCCGCACGGATCATGGCGGCCAGCATGTGGGAATTGGAGCTGACAATCCCACCCGGCGGTAATGGCTCCCCGGGCAGTGCGATTTCATCGCCGGTTGCCAGTACCGCAACGCGAGGGCGGCGATGAACCGCCAGCCAGGGAATATTGGCGGCAGCGGCAAGACCGATATCCCGCGCTGTCAGGATACGGCCTGATTCCAGCACGGTTTGATCGACGGTGAAATCCTGTCCCTGCCGTCTGATGTGGCGATCAGGCCGCACGGTCTCGGCAGGAATAACGATGTCATCCTGTCGCTGCGCTTCTTCCTGCAACAGGATGGTATCTGCGCCTTGTGGAACGACGCTGCCGGTGAAAAGGCGAACTGCCTGACCGGTTTCCACTTTGCCGCTGAACGGATGTCCGGCTGGGGCCGCGCCGATGACGGTCAGTCTGGCATCCGCAATTGCATCGGCGCACCGCACCGCATAGCCATCCATGGCTGAAACATCATGAGGAGGCTGGGTCACCCGCGCCTGCACATTGACAGCCAGTACCCGACCATGAGCCTCAGCGATTGAGACCGTCTCGGCCATGGTGGGGGAGACGGAGGCCAGAATACGGGCGCGGGCTTCTTCGACCGGGATCATGATTCTTTGTTCAGTCCTGCCGGAAATCACCTGACTTGCCGCCGGATTTTTCAACCACACGGATGTCGCTGATAATCATGCCGCGATCAACGGCTTTGCACATATCAT of Granulibacter bethesdensis contains these proteins:
- the glp gene encoding gephyrin-like molybdotransferase Glp; the encoded protein is MIPVEEARARILASVSPTMAETVSIAEAHGRVLAVNVQARVTQPPHDVSAMDGYAVRCADAIADARLTVIGAAPAGHPFSGKVETGQAVRLFTGSVVPQGADTILLQEEAQRQDDIVIPAETVRPDRHIRRQGQDFTVDQTVLESGRILTARDIGLAAAANIPWLAVHRRPRVAVLATGDEIALPGEPLPPGGIVSSNSHMLAAMIRAAGGDPILLPLSGDDSDTIRVRAEAATKSDLLITIGGASVGDHDLVRSALGEHGGLTLDFWKIAMRPGKPLMHGQLAGTPLIGLPGNPVSAYVCALLFVLPALEVLRGLPASSLRTQPARLAAPLRANDHRTDFMRGIVTQTESGPVVEAFPVQDSSMLSTLARANALIMRPPHAPQAATGEIVSVLPLDSAGL